One window of the Ictidomys tridecemlineatus isolate mIctTri1 chromosome 11, mIctTri1.hap1, whole genome shotgun sequence genome contains the following:
- the Trappc3 gene encoding trafficking protein particle complex subunit 3, translated as MSRQANRGTESKKMSSELFTLTYGALVTQLCKDYENDEDVNKQLDKMGYNIGVRLIEDFLARSNVGRCHDFRETADVIAKVAFKMYLGITPSITNWSPAGDEFSLILENNPLVDFVELPDNHSSLIYSNLLCGVLRGALEMVQMAVEAKFVQDTLKGDGVTEIRMRFIRRIEDNLPAGEE; from the exons ATGTCGAGGCAGGCGAACCGTGGTACCGAAAGCAAGAAAATG AGCTCTGAGCTCTTCACCCTGACCTATGGGGCTCTTGTCACCCAGCTGTGCAAGGActatgaaaatgatgaagatgtGAATAAACAGCTGGACAAAAT GGGCTATAACATTGGAGTTCGGCTGATTGAAGATTTTTTGGCACGGTCAAATGTTGGGAGATGCCATGATTTTCGGGAAACTGCGGATGTCATTGCCAAG GTGGCGTTCAAGATGTACTTGGGCATCACTCCAAGCATCACTAATTGGAGTCCAGCTGGTGATGAATTCTCCctcattttggaaaataaccCCTTGGTGGACTTTGTGGAACTCCCTGATAACCACTCGTCCCTTATTTATTCCAATCTCTTATGTGGGGTGCTGCGAGGAGCCTTGGAAATG GTCCAGATGGCTGTGGAGGCCAAGTTTGTCCAGGACACCCTGAAAGGTGACGGTGTGACAGAAATCCGGATGAGGTTCATCAGGCGGATCGAAGACAATCTCCCAGCTGGAGAAGAATGA